One Thermoplasmata archaeon genomic region harbors:
- a CDS encoding CoB--CoM heterodisulfide reductase iron-sulfur subunit A family protein produces the protein MSSQDERDAARPGIGTCDAGSEEGAERARGGGGETRGGPAGGAEEGLRIGVFVCHCGHNIGGFVDVPAVTEYARNLPGVVYATHNLYTCAEDGLASIKNAIKEHNLNRVVVASCTPRTHQPLFQSVCEEAGLNKYLFNFVNIREQCSWVHMKEKEKATEKAKDLIRMGVARAAMLTPETESRVPVEPSSLVIGGGISGMTAALSLADKGFQVYLVEKEAELGGFVRNLHNLFLEGGDPMETLKPIIDRVTSHPKITIFLSSRVAGVDGYVGNFRVRIAPSPPAGPEAGGPSGATVAPAAAPHGNEREVKVGTIIVATGALDYMPEGLYGYDTYDNVVNLTEFEILCKKKKLPKISSIAFIQCVGSRGEKFSYCSRICCNVAIKNAINLMDNLNNMLGREVVEGQEQLISRISVEEKAPEDITDRRRRRRRMAAEEESPVSVTAPAGAGVEVTIFNRSITAYGVEHELYYNKAREKRIRFVRYTPDHKPTVTREGEKLVVTYWHETLKTERKLPVDMVVLSTPLVPQPDAGELSKILKVPLGQDGFFLEAHVKLRPVDFATDGIFVCGTARGPADITECVHQALAAASRAAIPMMRGYVQAEALTSMVDEEKCTGCHTCEWVCPYSAIQVDPGSGKAKVTEVMCKGCGTCAASCPQGAIKMKSYTTEGLVAQIKALSGG, from the coding sequence TTGAGCAGCCAGGATGAGAGAGACGCCGCTCGCCCCGGAATCGGCACCTGCGACGCCGGGTCCGAAGAAGGGGCCGAGAGAGCACGGGGCGGAGGAGGGGAGACGAGGGGAGGCCCGGCCGGAGGGGCTGAAGAAGGACTTAGAATCGGAGTCTTCGTGTGCCACTGCGGACACAACATCGGTGGCTTTGTCGACGTGCCGGCGGTGACCGAGTACGCGAGGAATCTACCCGGCGTGGTCTACGCCACCCACAACCTCTACACCTGCGCCGAGGACGGTTTGGCATCGATAAAAAACGCGATAAAGGAGCACAATCTGAACAGGGTCGTGGTAGCCTCCTGCACCCCCAGAACACACCAGCCCCTGTTCCAGTCGGTCTGCGAGGAGGCGGGACTGAACAAGTACCTCTTCAACTTCGTGAACATACGCGAGCAGTGCTCGTGGGTTCATATGAAAGAGAAAGAGAAGGCAACGGAGAAGGCGAAGGATTTGATAAGGATGGGCGTGGCCCGAGCCGCCATGCTCACGCCCGAGACCGAGTCCAGGGTGCCAGTCGAGCCTTCGTCTCTTGTCATAGGCGGGGGAATCAGCGGGATGACAGCCGCCCTCTCTCTGGCCGACAAGGGCTTTCAGGTTTATCTTGTGGAGAAGGAAGCGGAGCTCGGGGGGTTCGTGCGCAACCTCCACAACCTTTTTCTCGAGGGTGGGGACCCGATGGAGACCCTCAAGCCCATCATAGACCGGGTGACGTCTCACCCGAAGATAACTATATTCCTGAGCTCACGCGTGGCTGGGGTGGATGGCTACGTCGGGAACTTCAGGGTGAGAATCGCTCCTTCGCCCCCAGCCGGGCCCGAGGCCGGGGGTCCCTCCGGAGCCACGGTCGCTCCCGCGGCTGCGCCCCACGGAAATGAGCGGGAAGTGAAGGTGGGTACGATAATAGTCGCGACTGGCGCGCTGGACTACATGCCCGAGGGGCTCTACGGCTACGACACATATGACAACGTGGTCAACCTGACAGAGTTCGAGATTTTGTGCAAGAAGAAGAAGCTGCCAAAGATAAGCAGCATCGCCTTCATCCAGTGCGTCGGCTCAAGGGGTGAAAAGTTTTCCTATTGCTCGCGAATCTGTTGCAACGTCGCGATCAAGAACGCCATCAACCTCATGGACAACTTGAACAACATGCTTGGGAGGGAGGTTGTCGAGGGGCAGGAGCAGCTCATCAGCAGGATATCCGTGGAAGAGAAGGCGCCGGAGGACATCACGGACCGCAGGCGGCGGAGGAGGAGGATGGCTGCCGAGGAGGAGTCGCCAGTCTCTGTCACGGCCCCGGCGGGCGCGGGGGTCGAGGTCACGATATTCAACAGAAGCATCACGGCCTACGGAGTCGAGCACGAGCTCTATTACAACAAGGCGAGGGAGAAGAGAATTCGCTTCGTCAGGTACACGCCCGACCACAAGCCCACCGTCACGAGGGAGGGGGAGAAGCTCGTCGTGACCTACTGGCACGAAACCCTGAAGACGGAGAGGAAGCTCCCTGTGGACATGGTCGTCCTTAGCACCCCGCTCGTCCCCCAGCCCGACGCCGGCGAGCTCTCGAAGATTCTCAAGGTCCCGCTGGGCCAAGACGGCTTCTTCCTAGAGGCCCACGTAAAGCTCAGGCCTGTTGACTTCGCGACGGACGGTATATTCGTATGCGGAACCGCTCGGGGACCGGCGGACATCACCGAGTGCGTGCACCAGGCGCTCGCGGCCGCTTCAAGGGCTGCTATCCCGATGATGCGGGGCTACGTGCAGGCGGAGGCCCTGACCTCAATGGTTGACGAGGAGAAATGCACCGGCTGCCACACCTGCGAGTGGGTCTGTCCCTACTCGGCGATACAGGTTGACCCCGGGAGCGGGAAGGCAAAGGTCACGGAAGTGATGTGCAAAGGCTGTGGGACCTGCGCGGCCTCCTGTCCGCAGGGAGCGATAAAGATGAAATCATACACCACAGAGGGCCTCGTCGCCCAGATCAAGGCGCTCTCAGGAGGGTGA
- a CDS encoding 4Fe-4S dicluster domain-containing protein: MPEDVIDASELDPEFKFEIARQPGGENIKLCFQCGTCSGTCPVRAINDRYNPRRIIRMALLGMRKEVLCSDFIWLCSTCYACHERCPQNVRIPELMMAIRNIAIKEGNVHPLYKSYVEMLDKHGRLLEVGEFENEKRRKLGLPEVATDVERVRKVFDATRIREKVEGKLAERVCTTGEGSK, encoded by the coding sequence TTGCCAGAGGACGTAATCGACGCAAGCGAGCTGGACCCGGAGTTCAAGTTCGAGATAGCGAGACAGCCGGGCGGGGAGAACATAAAGCTGTGCTTCCAGTGCGGAACTTGCAGCGGAACCTGCCCGGTGAGGGCAATAAACGACCGCTACAACCCGAGGCGCATCATACGGATGGCACTGCTGGGGATGAGAAAAGAGGTTCTGTGCAGCGACTTCATATGGTTGTGCTCCACTTGCTACGCCTGCCACGAGCGCTGCCCCCAGAACGTCCGCATCCCAGAGCTGATGATGGCCATCCGGAACATCGCAATAAAAGAAGGCAACGTACATCCCCTGTACAAATCGTACGTTGAGATGCTGGACAAGCACGGTAGACTCCTCGAGGTCGGGGAGTTCGAGAACGAGAAAAGGAGGAAGCTCGGACTGCCCGAGGTGGCCACGGACGTCGAGAGGGTGCGCAAGGTGTTCGACGCCACGAGAATTCGCGAAAAGGTTGAGGGGAAGCTGGCTGAGAGGGTTTGCACCACGGGGGAGGGGTCGAAATGA
- a CDS encoding CoB--CoM heterodisulfide reductase iron-sulfur subunit B family protein: protein MKDYALFLGCTVPVRALHYEAPARKVAEKLGIRFIDIKEFGCCGFPLEGADHLTHLVMAALNLVAAEKRELEIVTLCSACTATLTKADRVLKENAHLREEVNKALKAHGEEFRGKTRVRHFARVLLEEVGLDKLKASVTNPLTGIKIASHYGCHYLKPSEIYDGFDSPERPETLDKLVAATGATPVDYEDKLQCCGGGILGIDEMTAFKMSQQKLTHIKEAGADAMTFICPFCAVMYDINQKAIETKVGGKFSIPGLYYPQLLGIAMGFSPAEMAINLNRTRVTIKFPEPKG, encoded by the coding sequence ATGAAGGACTATGCCCTTTTCCTGGGCTGCACCGTTCCCGTCAGGGCACTCCACTACGAAGCCCCAGCCCGGAAGGTCGCGGAGAAACTGGGAATTCGGTTCATTGACATCAAGGAGTTCGGGTGCTGCGGGTTCCCGCTGGAGGGCGCGGACCACCTAACACACCTCGTGATGGCCGCCCTGAATCTGGTGGCGGCAGAGAAGCGTGAGCTCGAGATCGTCACGCTCTGCAGCGCCTGCACCGCCACCCTGACCAAGGCCGACAGAGTGCTCAAAGAAAACGCCCACCTCAGGGAGGAGGTCAACAAGGCACTGAAGGCCCACGGCGAAGAGTTCAGGGGAAAGACAAGGGTCAGACACTTCGCCCGTGTGCTCCTGGAGGAGGTTGGGCTGGACAAACTGAAGGCCTCCGTGACCAACCCATTGACGGGCATCAAAATAGCCTCTCACTACGGCTGCCACTACCTCAAGCCCTCGGAGATATACGACGGCTTCGACAGCCCGGAGAGACCCGAGACACTCGACAAACTGGTGGCCGCCACCGGGGCCACTCCCGTTGACTATGAGGACAAGCTCCAGTGCTGCGGCGGCGGAATTCTGGGAATCGACGAGATGACGGCATTCAAGATGTCACAACAGAAGCTTACGCACATAAAGGAGGCGGGCGCGGACGCGATGACATTCATCTGCCCCTTCTGCGCCGTAATGTATGACATCAACCAAAAGGCGATAGAGACCAAGGTTGGGGGCAAGTTCTCCATTCCGGGGCTCTACTACCCGCAGCTGCTCGGCATCGCGATGGGATTCAGCCCGGCCGAGATGGCCATCAACCTGAATCGCACGCGAGTGACGATAAAATTCCCGGAGCCGAAGGGATAG
- a CDS encoding CoB--CoM heterodisulfide reductase iron-sulfur subunit A family protein, protein MAGVPEGERGGGATPGGSGNAGALGAPRDKVGAVLVVGGGIAGMQASLDLADAGFKVYLLDNKPSIGGVMAQLDKTFPTNDCSMCIMAPKLVGVGRHHNIEVITNAELLDAEGSAGNFRVRIARHPRYIDPSKCTGCGTCAQECPVEAIDEYNEGMTERAAISVRYPQAVPLVYSIDKNRCIGCGSCEYACRARAIRYDDRTKEEALDVGAIILCPGFEVYRPRPGNPYGYGVFKNVVTSMEFERILSATGPYAGHVMRPSDGKEPESVAFIQCVGSRDQRSNLYCSAVCCMYATKEAIIAQEHARGLRATIFFMDMRAFGKEFDYYYKRAQEEYGIRYVRSRAPSVSELPDGGLKIKYEDENGEMREETFDMVVLSVGLCPPRGLEELAARLKVKLNQDGFVDTTMASPLCTNVPGIFVCGVAQSPKDIPDTVAQASGAAALAASVIAPARGTRVSPKEYPQELDVSGEEPRIGVFVCHCGINIGGVVDVPSVVEYARTLPNVVYAENNLYTCSDDTQKRIKEKIKEHRLNRVVVASCTPRTHEPLFMDTCREAGLNPYLFEMANIRDQCSWVHMNEPKKATKKAKDLVRMAVAKARKHVPLKKGTLPVKQSALVVGGGLAGMAAAHNLAEQGFEVHLVEREKELGGNLRRSRFLLSKKDDPRAILKEFIGKVTGHPRIKVHLATEIRGLEGFIGNFRTTLGPAEGSSHVEEVVEHGVVIVATGGVEYVPTEYHYGKDPRIVTQRQLEELLADGKFKGKNVVMIQCVGSRDEKNPSCSRICCGQAIKNALKVRELSPSTSVYVLYKDIRTYGFREEYYREASEKGVVFLRWDDSAKPEVTLGKELRVRVRDPLLGRDMSIPADWLVLSAAVRPAPTNPRISELLKVPLNRDGFFLEAHMKLRPVDFATEGVFLCGMAHGPKFIDEALSQAYGAASRAATVLSRDTLEIEPTISTVIDANCDGCAYCVDPCPFKAITLVEYEKDGQTKKTVRVNEALCKGCGCCMATCPKKGIYVKRFSLEQLSDMVDAALESPEVE, encoded by the coding sequence ATGGCGGGAGTGCCGGAGGGAGAGCGGGGTGGGGGCGCGACCCCTGGAGGCTCGGGAAACGCTGGAGCACTTGGCGCACCTAGGGATAAGGTAGGTGCGGTGCTAGTGGTCGGGGGAGGAATCGCCGGGATGCAGGCTTCCCTGGACCTCGCGGACGCGGGCTTCAAGGTATATCTCCTCGACAACAAGCCATCGATAGGCGGCGTGATGGCCCAGCTCGACAAGACTTTCCCGACCAACGACTGCTCGATGTGCATCATGGCGCCCAAGCTCGTGGGGGTCGGGAGGCACCACAACATAGAGGTTATCACCAACGCTGAGCTCCTCGACGCTGAGGGGAGCGCTGGCAATTTCAGGGTCAGAATCGCCCGCCACCCGCGCTACATCGACCCTTCTAAATGCACCGGCTGCGGCACCTGCGCCCAGGAGTGCCCCGTGGAGGCGATCGATGAATACAACGAGGGGATGACCGAAAGGGCCGCGATATCGGTTCGATACCCCCAAGCCGTTCCCCTCGTGTACTCCATAGATAAAAACAGGTGCATCGGCTGTGGGAGCTGCGAATATGCTTGTAGGGCGAGGGCGATAAGATATGACGACAGAACAAAGGAGGAGGCTCTCGACGTCGGCGCGATCATCCTCTGCCCAGGCTTCGAGGTCTACAGGCCCCGCCCTGGGAACCCCTACGGTTACGGCGTCTTCAAGAATGTCGTGACGAGCATGGAGTTCGAGAGAATTCTGAGCGCCACCGGCCCCTACGCTGGACATGTGATGAGGCCCTCCGACGGGAAGGAGCCGGAGAGTGTGGCCTTCATCCAGTGCGTAGGGAGCAGGGACCAGAGGAGCAACCTCTACTGCTCGGCCGTTTGCTGCATGTACGCCACTAAAGAGGCGATAATAGCGCAGGAGCACGCCCGCGGTCTGAGGGCAACGATCTTCTTCATGGACATGAGGGCCTTCGGGAAGGAGTTTGACTACTACTACAAGAGGGCTCAGGAAGAGTATGGTATTAGATACGTTCGCTCCCGGGCCCCCTCTGTTTCCGAGCTCCCGGACGGCGGCCTGAAAATAAAGTACGAAGACGAGAATGGGGAGATGAGGGAGGAGACATTTGACATGGTCGTCCTCTCAGTCGGTCTTTGCCCGCCCCGGGGCCTCGAGGAGTTGGCGGCCAGGCTCAAGGTCAAACTCAATCAGGACGGTTTTGTCGACACAACCATGGCCTCCCCTCTCTGCACAAATGTCCCGGGAATATTTGTGTGCGGCGTGGCCCAGTCCCCCAAGGACATCCCGGACACCGTGGCCCAGGCCTCTGGGGCGGCGGCCCTGGCGGCGAGCGTCATCGCTCCCGCTAGGGGCACTAGGGTCAGTCCGAAGGAGTACCCCCAGGAGCTCGACGTCTCGGGCGAGGAGCCCCGCATCGGGGTCTTCGTGTGCCACTGCGGTATCAACATCGGCGGCGTCGTTGATGTGCCATCTGTGGTGGAGTACGCAAGAACGCTTCCAAACGTCGTCTATGCGGAGAACAATCTCTACACCTGCTCTGACGACACCCAGAAGAGAATTAAGGAAAAAATAAAAGAGCACAGGCTGAACAGGGTCGTCGTAGCCTCCTGTACACCAAGAACGCACGAGCCGCTCTTCATGGACACCTGCAGGGAGGCGGGGCTGAACCCCTATCTCTTCGAGATGGCGAACATAAGGGACCAGTGCTCCTGGGTCCACATGAATGAGCCCAAAAAAGCGACAAAGAAGGCCAAGGACCTCGTCCGGATGGCGGTCGCGAAGGCCCGGAAGCACGTACCTTTGAAGAAGGGCACCCTGCCCGTGAAGCAGTCTGCGCTCGTGGTCGGGGGGGGGCTGGCTGGGATGGCCGCTGCGCACAATCTTGCGGAGCAGGGCTTCGAGGTTCACCTCGTCGAGAGAGAGAAGGAGCTCGGCGGGAATCTGCGCCGGAGCCGCTTCCTCCTTTCTAAAAAGGACGACCCGAGGGCGATTCTCAAAGAATTTATCGGTAAGGTGACTGGGCACCCAAGAATAAAGGTGCATCTGGCGACCGAGATAAGGGGACTGGAGGGGTTCATCGGGAACTTCAGGACCACGCTGGGGCCTGCAGAGGGGAGCTCGCACGTGGAGGAGGTCGTCGAGCACGGGGTCGTCATCGTCGCCACGGGCGGCGTGGAGTATGTGCCGACCGAGTACCACTACGGGAAGGACCCGCGCATAGTGACCCAGCGGCAGCTCGAGGAGCTGCTGGCCGACGGGAAATTCAAGGGAAAGAATGTGGTGATGATCCAATGTGTCGGCTCGAGGGACGAGAAGAACCCCTCCTGCTCTAGGATATGCTGCGGCCAGGCCATCAAAAACGCGTTGAAGGTCAGGGAGCTCTCGCCATCAACGAGCGTTTATGTGCTATACAAGGACATAAGGACATACGGGTTCAGGGAGGAATACTATCGCGAGGCGTCTGAGAAGGGCGTGGTATTCCTGAGGTGGGACGACAGCGCGAAACCGGAGGTGACTCTAGGGAAGGAGCTCAGGGTGAGGGTCAGGGACCCACTGCTGGGCAGGGACATGTCCATCCCTGCCGACTGGCTCGTACTCAGCGCGGCCGTCAGGCCGGCACCAACCAACCCCCGCATCTCCGAGCTTCTGAAGGTCCCTCTGAACCGCGATGGCTTTTTCCTCGAGGCCCACATGAAGCTAAGGCCTGTGGACTTCGCTACCGAAGGGGTTTTCCTTTGCGGGATGGCCCACGGCCCCAAGTTCATTGACGAGGCGCTCTCGCAAGCCTACGGTGCCG